Within the Nicotiana tabacum cultivar K326 chromosome 11, ASM71507v2, whole genome shotgun sequence genome, the region AAGCCTCGTAGCTACTTCATTTCTTCtgtaaatagaggagatttcagttcattatatacatcagtttgaaattgaataatatattaatctctctctatacttgtcttaagtttatttactttacagtctttattttataacaatcaTACTATTGTTAAGAAAAAATCTTGTTTTAATCTTGACTCCTAACAAAATTTCAACCACAAATATAATGAAAGACAATTTTAAACCATAGTAAAAAATATATCGGTAAATTTGGACATTTTTCCTTGATAGCTTATGCACCAATTTATTCAACAATATCcttggaaacttttctttttaaactgaaaatttcaattttaaaagataaatactattaacagcttgtttggatggttgttacatgttgtattgtatcttattattattttaaatataatatttgttttgattgttacttaaattttattgtatatCGTTAGATCCGTCAAGTGTCACTTTTAtggaacgaccgatttggtgtagTCGCGTCgttatctttttttcttcttatcttgaccttttttattattaaataatcttattttatcctttaccctatatttttataaaataatattacttcgcaccttactttttctttataatattgcaaatttatttttcatattattggtgcatgacATCACGAAATGACGATAAACAATACAATTTATTTAAAACGatacaatataatacaacaaTATTATACGACACATTATGAAAAGATACATAACAACCACCAAACAAGGTGTAAAAGAGAGCAGCACAACCGGAGCTTATTGCAACTTTTTTTAAAGACTAAACATACACTGATCCTAATGACCAATTGAACAGTGTATGTGACTATgagcccgtttggcttagctgatttagagtagCTCATAAACACTAAgtgctgaaaagcacttttaagtgctgaaactgatttaaaaaataagcagttatgtgtttggataaaagtgctgaaattaataatatgcacctgaagaactgggtatacgaagagttgttttaaaaagaagtattttagggatagaatagtaaatattttggtcaaacttaaagtgtttataagctgaaatttgataagttgggggagaccaacttatggcttttgacttatttttggcttataagcacttttaattttaccaaatgtgtagataagccaaaaagtacttataagtcagtttgaccagcttataagcttagccaaacaccctctataTTCCACTTTTTCTCGAAATGATTGAACGATTGAGAAGTTTGAAAATTACAACAACAAAAGGTATATCCAACTCACTTCCAAATTGTCGTGAATATTTAGAAAATTCATAGCCTTATAGGGTAAGTTTTGGAACGCAAAAAGTACTCTTTTCATAAGCACTTTTTTTGGTTGGAGAACCATTTGGGCTGCAGTAATCAGAATCTAATAAGACGTGTACATTGTTAACTGTTGAAAACTGTACTTGTCAAAAAGAAATGAACTCAAAAGTTTGAAAAACAGCACACACCTCATCTGTTACTCTAAGACTACATTACTCCCACAATTTCTCCGTTATTTTGAGTGTCTTCAACTAGTTGTGTCTGCATTAACATAATTTCTACCAATTTGCCAGTTTCTAAATACAGCAGCATTCTCTCACAAGAGCGCAGAAGCAGAATAGTAATAAATCAAATATTCAACCAAAAGAAAGTGAAAACACTTAGAGCAAAATCACGCTTACTCCAAAGACAAAAGCAGTCGATTTAATCCATGGACACCAGTGAACTTGAGAATTGACATTGTATTGCTCGATAAACACATACAAGGATGTCAGTTAATGTTCACTTTCTCTTCCACGGAAAAAGTGTACATCCATTAAGCATTACTATACTCATCATCAGAACACAGAAAATTCAGGAGACTACAACAAAATTTTAAGATATTATCAGAGATATAATCTACTACACTGGAATCTAAAgcttaaaaatataaagaaaacaagGAGGTGTCGCCATTTATCCCATGTTTAATGGCGCTTCTTACCAGGACCCTTTTTCTTCTTGCCCTTGTTCTTTTTACCACCCTTTTTCTTCTTCCCTTTACTAGCAAAAGACTGCTCTGAATCGAATGCTTTCGGTGCAGAAGGTTTTAATAAGTCCTTAACATCAAGCACCCCATTTCTGAAGTGACCTTCAGTTGACTTCAGCACCCTATCCTCAGGTCTGCGCCTTCCCGCTGCTTTTCTTGAACTGCTACCATTGTTTCCCCCAAAACGTCCAAGTATCAAATTCTGTAAGACAAATAAGTTAGCAACTTATGTTAAGGGACCTTTGAGTGAGCAAACTTGAAAGAAAGCAGAGTTTTCAACCTCTTCTTGTATTTTCTCCTCCCTTTCCTTCTGTTTCTTCATCATTACTCGTGCAACACTTAGTGGTAACCTCTGTTTCTTCTGAGGCTGCCGCAACAGGAACATTATTAACAGATGCAGAAATATTACAgcatttatcaaaaaaaaaattgcagaGAATATTACTATAGCCAATGTTATTCTTCATAAAGGCTGTGTCTCACCTTCCCACCAAGCGAAACTATTTTCTTGTTCTCCAACTCCTTTTTCTCTTTCCATGTCATATGCGCGGAGCCTGAGAATAGGATAGAGAACTTAGTCAGTGCCAACCTatccaagaaaataaagaagcaatAAATCTGTTCTCATAAGACAGCATCCCAGTTAACATCAACTAAAATTCATATACAACATGCCATACATGAAAAGGGTCCGGTATGTAATGAAGTGAAAGCTACAGAGCTCGATTCTCATCCCTCTatgacaacaacaacatacccagtattatcccataccgtggggtctggggagggcagtgtgtacgcagaccttacccctaccttgtgagaatagagaggttgtttccaatagatccTCGTCTCAGGATCTCATCCCTCTTAGACAACCAAGTAAATTACAAAATAAAGATTACCATATTTTACGAAAGCTCCTCCCATCAGCAGAATGTTGACACCCGGATAGGATTAGTATAAAAGTCAAACAGCCAAGTCTCCAGTTTAGTCATGCTTAGAAAACTCTTTGCTAGAAAAACTCCTATATTCAATGATACTAATCAGGCACATCCAGTATAACTGGAAATCTAAAAGTGATGAATCTGTTGCATTTTAATTTTGGTAAGGTACTGCTATGGGCTATAGCTGTCTAAGACAGAGACCTGGATAGTGAAGCTGCCAAAGTCACAAGAACAAAAGTGTTGGCACTGGAAAGAATTATGATGGACATAAGTTTTAATTTATGGGATGTGATATAAGCCAAGGAAGACTGGAGAAAATGAAAGAATACCATATTCAATACTACGGTGCATTGGAACCTTCACCGACTAAGTTACATGGGCTACCTTCTTTATATAAGATAGTGGATATCATTCTTCCTCCGATATGTGCACAGTGAAAATACGTACAACTTCAGTTGCTTTGTATTTGAAGGATAAAACTTACAGTTGCAACGTATGAGATGTTTATTATGCATTATTTTGATTGTGTGATCAACCTGATAATTAAACCAATTATTTTTGCTCTATTCAAATTTCTGGTTCAATGAATGGTTTAGGTTTTAAACATTCGAACAGTTGACCGTATATATGATGAGATAAAGAAAATGGGTTGTAACGATAAAAGCAATACACAGCCAGTGAATCAGTGTTATCAATAGTCACAATCTAATCACAGCATTTCTTTCTTCAGTAACAATGATTGTTTATATTGCACTGTCCACTTCTATTAACATGTGTTAAGATGTTGAAGCCTATGGAAACGGAATAACGAAAAGCTTCAATGTAAATAATGTCACCAATGAATTAGAGTAGGAAAGCTACTTAATAGTTAGTTAATTTGTTgattaaaagataatttttgcTGTAAATAAAAAGCACTAAGGTAGGTTTTATTTTTCACCACTAAGTTATCTCATTAATGGGAATATTcacattctctctctctctccttttcCTCTCCTCTGAAACTTATCTCTCATGTATGTCATGACCCGCCACACCATCACGCCACATTGCCACTTGGCATATATTTTTCCATATGGAAGGGTTACATAAGTTAGAGAAAAGATCTTGGTGGAATATTTTAGAACTATGGAGAATTTCCTTAGAAAAGTTCTAGATATTTATGCATTTTtaggaaggttctagagaaagtccttaggaagaccctagaaccctatagaattgttaggaaagtccttagaagaatctagctatgtagaatattctagagaagggACTTAGTTGTAAATATGGAAGGACTTGTAGaacaattattatttacatactagcccctaggtgattagtataaataggGGGCATTCATTTGAAATTCATCAACCAAGTAAAacaatcaagttctctctaatacaaaagctTCCTTAGACAATTCTCATGTGTTCTAACATTTCTTAGCGATCATGAGTGTAGTagggctgacttggcatagcaagaacgcgAGCAAGTTATGCAAGATCGTGAGTGAGTTGCCAAGTGCCGCACGTGCGCTTAGTTcaagactaaggacgtgacaacgtggtatcagagcaaaggttGAAACTAAGGGAATGGCGAACATCGGAGAAGTTAACGctgccaacacccaagccaacgtCATCCAGGATGCTGCTGGCAAGAGTGACCGTAACAAAAAGAGGAATACAACCAACAAGAGCCAGGAGGTGCCACCCGAGGTTGTGCCAAACGAGAggcttacatcccaagaaccatctgccacctaggcgagcgaggatgaagtggaggtcctgCCTGAGGACGTCTTgctcggtaaagagtgggtgatgaaggtgAATGTGGGGATGGACGCCGTCGAGACCTTTGGCCAACACTAggggaaggtggaaggcacccttaGAGTTCTTGAGGTACACACTCTTGAAGAAATTGAGAGCATCCGAAATGACTTGCAGGGGCGTACGCAAGTCGAGATGGAGCTAAGGAAAACCATCACTACCTTGGAGTGCAGACTTATGGAGGCATTCAACATTATCGATGCcatgaaggcaaagatagagtcgCTCGAGGAGCACGCTGACGCTAGCGTGACCAAGGCAAACAGTAACGTTGTTG harbors:
- the LOC107769736 gene encoding uncharacterized protein LOC107769736, yielding MDMKEPKMDFKSILKEVEYLGSAHMTWKEKKELENKKIVSLGGKPQKKQRLPLSVARVMMKKQKEREEKIQEENLILGRFGGNNGSSSRKAAGRRRPEDRVLKSTEGHFRNGVLDVKDLLKPSAPKAFDSEQSFASKGKKKKGGKKNKGKKKKGPGKKRH